A window of Neisseria canis contains these coding sequences:
- the speA gene encoding arginine decarboxylase, translating to MTWNAAESAGLYGIRHWGDGYFSVSEAGEVMVKPNPEHGTEISLYDLVQQLNGRGQDLPMLFRFPDILQDRVFRLCKAFNRSIRKLDYQGKYTAIYPIKVNQQESVVKNIIVPKNDEVSIGLEAGSKPELMIVLAYAPKNGIIVCNGYKDRDFIRLALIGQRLGHEVFIVIEKEAEVDLVIEESAKLGIKANIGLRVRLSSLASSKWADTGGEKGKFGLSAAQLISAAEKLKAAGLGECVRLMHFHMGSQIANIGDYRSSFKEAVRYFAELRSLSLPVDYVDVGGGLGVDYDGTHSRNASSVNYDIGEYSHVIISMLQEYCNEHNIPHPNVFSESGRAMTAHHAVLVMNVTDVERLPEEVPQIENVSELSFATQKLVTLLEKGIDSEMITETYYRIGHYLVEVNENYVEGRISLSEKALAEQLHAVLCRRLKQKLTSSGRSQRQVYDDLTDKLADKYFCNFSVFQSLPDTWAIGQVLPIMPIHRLNEQPTRRAVLQDLTCDSDGKVSQYVDRQSIETSMPVHALKEGEPYILGVFMVGAYQEILGDMHNLFGDTDSVNVYVRENGQIEFAGMEEHDTIEDMLRYVHLQPQEAINKFEEKTRWAKLSGNERNLYTAEFFRALKQSSYLSLESE from the coding sequence ATGACATGGAATGCGGCAGAGAGCGCCGGCCTTTACGGCATCCGCCACTGGGGCGACGGCTATTTTTCAGTATCCGAAGCGGGCGAGGTGATGGTGAAACCCAACCCCGAACACGGCACGGAAATCAGCCTGTATGATCTGGTGCAGCAGCTCAACGGCCGCGGGCAAGACCTGCCCATGTTGTTCCGCTTCCCCGATATTCTGCAAGACAGAGTATTCCGTTTGTGCAAAGCCTTCAACCGCTCCATCCGCAAGCTTGATTATCAGGGCAAATACACGGCGATTTACCCGATTAAGGTCAACCAGCAGGAAAGCGTGGTAAAAAACATCATCGTGCCGAAAAACGATGAAGTGTCCATCGGTTTGGAAGCCGGCTCCAAGCCCGAGCTGATGATTGTGCTCGCTTATGCGCCGAAAAACGGCATCATCGTGTGCAACGGCTATAAAGACCGCGACTTCATCCGCCTGGCATTAATCGGCCAGCGGCTGGGGCACGAAGTATTTATCGTGATTGAAAAAGAAGCCGAAGTGGATTTGGTGATTGAAGAATCAGCCAAACTCGGCATCAAAGCCAATATCGGGCTGCGCGTACGCCTTTCTTCGCTGGCCTCCAGCAAATGGGCCGACACGGGCGGCGAAAAAGGCAAATTCGGCCTTTCCGCCGCTCAGCTGATTTCTGCCGCAGAAAAGCTCAAAGCCGCCGGATTGGGCGAATGCGTAAGGTTAATGCACTTCCATATGGGTTCACAAATCGCCAACATCGGCGATTACCGCTCCAGCTTTAAAGAAGCCGTGCGCTACTTTGCCGAACTGCGCTCGTTGAGCTTGCCTGTGGATTATGTGGACGTAGGCGGCGGCTTGGGTGTGGACTATGACGGCACCCACTCGCGCAACGCCAGCTCGGTAAACTACGACATCGGCGAATATTCGCACGTGATCATTTCCATGCTGCAAGAATACTGCAACGAACACAACATTCCGCATCCCAACGTATTCAGCGAATCCGGCCGCGCCATGACCGCGCACCATGCCGTGTTGGTGATGAACGTTACCGATGTGGAACGCCTGCCAGAAGAAGTGCCGCAGATAGAAAATGTGTCCGAATTATCGTTTGCCACCCAAAAGCTGGTTACTTTGCTGGAAAAAGGCATCGACAGCGAAATGATTACCGAAACGTATTACCGCATCGGCCATTATTTAGTGGAAGTCAACGAAAATTACGTAGAGGGGCGCATAAGCCTGTCTGAAAAAGCCTTGGCCGAACAGCTGCACGCCGTATTATGCCGCAGGCTTAAGCAGAAACTTACCAGCAGCGGCCGCAGCCAACGGCAAGTGTATGACGACCTAACCGACAAACTGGCCGACAAATACTTCTGCAATTTCAGCGTGTTCCAAAGCCTGCCCGACACATGGGCCATCGGCCAAGTGCTCCCCATCATGCCGATACACCGCCTCAACGAGCAGCCGACCCGCCGTGCCGTATTGCAGGATTTAACCTGCGATTCCGACGGCAAAGTCAGCCAATATGTCGACCGCCAAAGCATCGAAACCAGCATGCCCGTTCACGCCCTGAAAGAAGGCGAACCTTATATTCTCGGCGTGTTTATGGTGGGCGCATACCAGGAAATTCTGGGCGATATGCACAACCTCTTCGGCGACACCGATTCCGTCAACGTCTATGTGCGTGAAAACGGCCAAATAGAATTTGCCGGCATGGAAGAACACGACACCATCGAAGACATGCTGCGCTATGTGCATTTGCAGCCGCAGGAAGCAATCAACAAATTTGAAGAAAAAACCCGCTGGGCAAAACTTTCCGGCAACGAACGCAACCTCTACACCGCCGAATTCTTCCGAGCCCTCAAACAAAGCAGCTACCTCAGCTTGGAAAGCGAGTAA
- the rpmB gene encoding 50S ribosomal protein L28, translating into MARVCKVTGKRPMSGNNVSHANNKTKRRFLPNLQTRRFWVESENRWVRLRVSNAALRTIDKVGIDAVLAEMRARGEA; encoded by the coding sequence ATGGCACGAGTTTGTAAAGTGACCGGTAAGCGCCCGATGAGCGGCAACAACGTGTCACACGCCAATAATAAAACCAAACGTCGTTTTTTGCCTAACTTGCAAACACGCCGTTTTTGGGTAGAAAGTGAAAACCGCTGGGTTCGTCTGCGCGTATCCAACGCAGCATTGCGCACCATCGATAAAGTAGGCATCGACGCCGTTTTGGCCGAAATGCGTGCTCGCGGCGAAGCTTAA
- the rpmG gene encoding 50S ribosomal protein L33, producing the protein MRDKVKLESSAGTGHFYTTTKNKRTMPGKLEIKKFDPVARKHVMYKETKLK; encoded by the coding sequence ATGCGCGATAAAGTCAAACTGGAATCTTCTGCTGGTACTGGCCACTTCTACACCACTACCAAAAACAAACGTACTATGCCCGGCAAACTTGAGATCAAAAAATTTGATCCCGTTGCCCGCAAGCACGTTATGTACAAAGAAACCAAACTGAAATAA
- the tsf gene encoding translation elongation factor Ts produces the protein MSAITAKMVADLRAATGLGMMECKKALVEAEGNMEKAEEILRIKSGAKAGKLAGRTAAEGVLAYAIEGNVGALVEVNCETDFVAKDAGFVEFANFVAKTAVEKKPASVEELSALVEEERKAIIAKLGENMSVRRFQVIETANNLTAYIHGALATEGVLVEFKGAEDVARKVGMHIVAAKPQCVSESEVDAETVEKERRIYTQQAIESGKPAEIAEKMVEGRIKKFLAEVTLNGQAFVMNPDQTVAQFLKENGAEVVSFVRYKVGDGIEKKEVDYAAEVAAAAKV, from the coding sequence ATGTCTGCAATTACCGCAAAAATGGTTGCCGATCTGCGTGCCGCTACCGGCTTGGGCATGATGGAATGCAAAAAAGCTTTGGTTGAAGCCGAAGGCAATATGGAAAAAGCCGAAGAAATCCTGCGCATCAAATCCGGTGCCAAAGCCGGCAAACTGGCTGGCCGTACTGCTGCTGAAGGTGTGTTGGCATATGCCATCGAAGGCAATGTAGGTGCTTTGGTTGAAGTGAACTGTGAAACCGACTTCGTAGCCAAAGATGCCGGTTTTGTGGAGTTTGCCAATTTCGTAGCCAAAACTGCAGTTGAGAAAAAGCCTGCTTCTGTTGAAGAGTTGAGCGCTTTGGTTGAAGAAGAGCGTAAAGCCATCATCGCTAAATTGGGCGAAAACATGTCTGTACGCCGTTTCCAAGTGATTGAAACCGCTAATAATCTGACCGCCTATATTCACGGCGCTTTGGCTACTGAAGGCGTGTTGGTTGAGTTTAAAGGTGCTGAAGATGTTGCCCGCAAAGTGGGTATGCACATCGTTGCCGCGAAACCGCAATGTGTTTCTGAGAGCGAAGTAGATGCGGAAACTGTTGAAAAAGAACGCCGTATTTACACTCAACAAGCCATCGAATCAGGTAAGCCTGCCGAAATCGCCGAAAAAATGGTTGAAGGCCGTATCAAAAAATTCTTGGCTGAAGTAACTTTGAATGGCCAAGCATTTGTAATGAACCCTGATCAAACTGTAGCTCAGTTCTTGAAAGAAAACGGTGCTGAAGTGGTAAGCTTTGTGCGTTACAAAGTGGGCGACGGTATTGAGAAAAAAGAAGTGGACTACGCTGCCGAAGTGGCTGCTGCTGCTAAAGTATAA
- the rpsB gene encoding 30S ribosomal protein S2, translating into MSQITMRQMLEAGVHFGHQTRYWNPKMEQYIFGARNKIHIINLEKTLPLFQEAQEVVRRLAANKGNILFVGTKRQAREIVREEATRAGMPYVDYRWLGGMLTNYKTVKQSIKRLEEKKAVLENAEASGYNKKELLDMTREVEKLERSLGGIKDMKGLPDAIFVIDTGYQHGTLVEAAKLGIPVIAVVDTNNSPDGVKHVIPGNDDSAKAIRLYCRGIADAVLEGKNQAVAETVAAAQEAASV; encoded by the coding sequence ATGTCTCAAATTACCATGCGCCAAATGCTGGAAGCAGGCGTTCACTTCGGCCATCAAACCCGCTACTGGAACCCGAAAATGGAGCAATACATTTTCGGCGCACGCAACAAAATCCATATCATCAACCTGGAAAAAACCCTGCCTCTGTTCCAAGAAGCACAAGAAGTGGTACGCCGTTTGGCTGCTAATAAAGGCAATATCCTGTTTGTGGGCACTAAACGCCAGGCGCGTGAAATCGTGCGTGAAGAAGCAACCCGCGCCGGTATGCCTTATGTTGACTACCGTTGGTTGGGCGGTATGCTGACCAACTACAAAACCGTTAAGCAATCCATCAAACGCTTGGAAGAGAAAAAAGCCGTTTTGGAAAATGCCGAAGCCAGCGGTTACAACAAAAAAGAATTGTTGGATATGACCCGCGAAGTTGAAAAACTGGAGCGTTCTTTGGGCGGTATCAAAGATATGAAAGGTCTGCCTGACGCGATTTTCGTTATTGACACCGGCTATCAGCACGGTACTTTGGTGGAAGCGGCCAAGTTGGGCATTCCGGTTATCGCAGTAGTGGATACCAATAACAGCCCCGACGGTGTGAAACACGTTATTCCGGGCAATGACGATTCTGCCAAAGCCATCCGCTTGTACTGCCGCGGCATTGCCGATGCTGTGTTGGAAGGTAAAAACCAAGCAGTAGCTGAAACCGTAGCCGCTGCCCAAGAAGCTGCATCCGTTTAA
- a CDS encoding inorganic diphosphatase, translated as MADFNKILDAGDVDGGIINVVIEIPAGSNHKIEWNRKLAVMQLDRVEPIAFAKPTNYGFIPQTLDEDGDELDALIITDTPLPTGIFMEGKIIGVMKFVDDGEVDDKIVVVPADDRNNGNAYQTLSDLPQQLIKQIEFHFNHYKDLKKPGTTQVTKWGDVEEAKEVIRESQARWKAL; from the coding sequence ATGGCAGACTTCAACAAAATCCTTGATGCCGGCGATGTAGATGGCGGCATCATCAATGTGGTCATTGAAATTCCCGCAGGTTCCAACCACAAAATCGAATGGAACCGCAAACTGGCCGTGATGCAGCTCGACCGTGTTGAGCCGATTGCCTTCGCCAAACCCACCAACTACGGTTTTATCCCGCAAACTTTGGACGAAGACGGCGACGAGCTAGACGCACTCATCATCACCGACACCCCGCTGCCCACCGGCATTTTCATGGAAGGCAAAATCATCGGCGTGATGAAATTTGTTGACGACGGCGAAGTGGACGACAAAATCGTTGTCGTGCCTGCCGACGACCGCAACAACGGCAACGCCTACCAAACTTTAAGCGATTTGCCGCAACAGCTGATCAAACAAATCGAATTCCACTTCAACCACTACAAAGACCTGAAAAAACCGGGCACCACCCAAGTAACCAAATGGGGCGACGTGGAAGAAGCCAAAGAAGTAATCCGCGAATCACAAGCCCGCTGGAAAGCGCTGTAA
- the fba gene encoding class II fructose-bisphosphate aldolase (catalyzes the reversible aldol condensation of dihydroxyacetonephosphate and glyceraldehyde 3-phosphate in the Calvin cycle, glycolysis, and/or gluconeogenesis): MALVSMRQLLDHAAENGYGLPAFNVNNLEQMRAIMEAADQTGAPVIVQASAGARKYAGAPFLRHLILAAVEEFPHIPVVMHQDHGTSPDVCQRSIQLGFSSVMMDGSLMEDGKTPSSYEYNVDVTRKVVEFSHACGVSVEGEIGVLGNLETGEAGEEDGVGAVGKLSHDQMLTSVEDATRFVKDTGVDALAIAIGTSHGAYKFSRKPTGDVLRIDRIKEIHEALPNTHLVMHGSSSVPQEWLKIINEHGGGIGETYGVPVEEIVEGIKHGVRKVNIDTDLRLASTGAIRKFMAENPAEFDPRKYLAKTVDAMKQVCIDRYLAFGCEGQGAKIKPISLDKMATRYAKGELNQIVK; this comes from the coding sequence ATGGCACTTGTATCCATGCGCCAATTACTCGACCATGCAGCAGAAAACGGCTACGGTCTTCCCGCATTCAACGTAAACAACCTTGAGCAAATGCGTGCCATCATGGAAGCCGCCGACCAAACCGGCGCCCCCGTTATCGTTCAAGCCAGCGCCGGTGCGCGCAAATACGCAGGCGCTCCGTTTCTACGCCACTTAATTCTGGCTGCCGTAGAAGAATTCCCGCACATCCCCGTAGTGATGCACCAAGACCACGGCACATCGCCCGATGTGTGCCAACGCTCCATCCAATTGGGCTTTTCATCCGTGATGATGGACGGCTCCCTGATGGAAGACGGCAAAACCCCTTCCAGCTACGAATACAATGTGGATGTAACCCGCAAAGTGGTGGAATTTTCACACGCTTGCGGCGTGTCTGTCGAAGGCGAAATCGGCGTGCTGGGCAACCTGGAAACCGGTGAAGCAGGCGAAGAAGACGGCGTGGGCGCCGTGGGCAAACTTTCCCACGACCAAATGCTTACCAGCGTGGAAGACGCAACGCGCTTCGTGAAAGACACCGGTGTTGACGCGCTGGCCATCGCCATCGGTACCAGCCACGGCGCCTACAAATTCAGCCGCAAGCCCACCGGCGACGTGTTGCGTATCGACCGCATCAAAGAAATCCACGAAGCCCTGCCCAACACCCACTTGGTGATGCACGGCTCAAGCTCAGTGCCGCAAGAATGGCTGAAAATCATCAACGAACACGGCGGCGGTATCGGCGAAACCTATGGCGTACCGGTTGAAGAAATCGTGGAAGGCATCAAACACGGCGTGCGCAAAGTGAATATCGACACCGACCTGCGCCTTGCATCCACCGGCGCCATCCGCAAATTTATGGCGGAGAATCCTGCCGAATTCGACCCGCGCAAATATCTGGCCAAAACCGTAGACGCCATGAAGCAAGTGTGTATCGACCGCTATCTGGCATTCGGCTGCGAAGGTCAGGGCGCCAAGATCAAACCGATTTCGCTTGATAAAATGGCTACACGTTATGCCAAAGGCGAACTGAACCAAATCGTTAAATAA
- the map gene encoding type I methionyl aminopeptidase gives MPIIIKTPEEIEKMRELGRLAAEALDYIGQFVKPGVTTNELDKLLHDYHIDVQGGYPAPLNYGNPPYPKSCCTSVNHVICHGIPDDKPLKEGDIINIDVTIKKDGFHGDSSRMFAVGRISPQAQRLIDITHASMMAGIEAVKPGATLGDVGHACQQVAENAGYSVVQEFCGHGIGRGFHEEPQVLHYGRKGQGTELKPGMIFTVEPMINQGKRHLRILADGWTVVTKDRSLSAQWEHEVLVTETGYEILTISPATGQP, from the coding sequence ATGCCCATCATCATCAAAACGCCCGAAGAAATCGAAAAAATGCGCGAACTCGGCCGCCTCGCCGCAGAAGCGCTGGATTATATCGGCCAGTTCGTCAAACCAGGCGTAACCACCAACGAGCTGGACAAACTCCTCCATGATTACCATATCGATGTACAAGGCGGCTATCCCGCCCCGCTCAACTACGGCAACCCGCCCTATCCCAAATCATGCTGCACATCGGTCAACCACGTTATCTGCCACGGCATCCCCGACGACAAACCGCTGAAAGAAGGCGACATCATCAACATCGACGTTACCATCAAAAAAGACGGCTTCCACGGCGATTCCAGCCGCATGTTCGCCGTAGGCCGGATCAGCCCGCAGGCACAGCGCCTGATTGACATTACCCACGCCAGCATGATGGCCGGCATCGAAGCCGTAAAACCCGGCGCCACTTTGGGCGACGTCGGCCACGCCTGCCAACAGGTTGCCGAAAATGCCGGTTATTCCGTGGTGCAGGAATTTTGCGGCCACGGTATCGGGCGCGGCTTTCACGAAGAGCCGCAAGTGCTGCATTACGGCAGAAAAGGACAAGGCACAGAGCTCAAACCCGGTATGATATTTACGGTCGAACCGATGATTAACCAAGGTAAACGCCATCTGCGCATCTTGGCCGACGGCTGGACGGTCGTTACCAAAGACCGTTCGCTTTCCGCGCAATGGGAGCATGAAGTTTTGGTTACCGAAACCGGTTACGAAATCCTCACCATCAGTCCGGCAACCGGCCAACCCTAG
- a CDS encoding helix-turn-helix domain-containing protein: MANFEKIDNIRDIRRNLGMNQVDFWSKLGVTQSGGSRYESGRNMPKPVRELLRLVHIEKVDLSKINSDDLAVASMLKEQNPELYEQLLLDSRTKKS; encoded by the coding sequence ATGGCTAATTTTGAAAAAATCGATAATATCCGCGATATCCGTCGCAATCTGGGCATGAACCAAGTTGATTTCTGGAGCAAACTGGGCGTAACGCAATCCGGCGGTTCACGCTACGAATCAGGCCGCAACATGCCTAAACCCGTTCGCGAACTGCTGCGCTTGGTGCACATCGAAAAAGTGGATCTGAGCAAAATCAACAGCGATGATCTGGCTGTCGCTTCCATGCTGAAAGAGCAAAACCCCGAACTTTACGAGCAACTTTTGTTGGACTCGCGCACCAAAAAATCATAA
- a CDS encoding valine--tRNA ligase, whose amino-acid sequence MLDKYNPAEIEAKHYQNWQSQGYFQPDFSRTESFAIQLPPPNVTGTLHMGHAFNQTIMDGLARYYRMKGRNTCWIPGTDHAGIATQIVVERQLAEQGVSRHDLGREGFLEKVWEWKNVSGGTITEQMRRMGCSADWSREYFTMDNVRAETVTEVFVRLFEQGLIYRGKRLVNWDPVLGTAVSDLEVESVEEQGSMWHIRYPLADNPSDGLIVATTRPETLLGDVAVAVHPEDERYAHLIGKALLLPLANRRIPIIADEYVEKDFGTGCVKITPAHDFNDYEVGKRHDTALINVFDLEAKVLSQAEVFNYKGEVQTGIVLPEAYAGLDRFAARKQIVADLEAQGLLVEVKPHTLMTPKGDRTGSVIEPMLTSQWFVAMNAKPNGGKPAGEFAGMSLAEKAKHAVDSGQVKFIPENWVNTYNQWMNNIQDWCISRQLWWGHQIPAWYDSDGRVYVARNQEEAEKLAGKSGLTRDEDVLDTWFSSAMVPFSTLGWPSETEELKAFLPSNVLVTGYEIIFFWVARMIMMTTHFTGKVPFKDVYIHGMVRDHEGKKMSKSEGNVIDPVDLIDGIDLESLLVKRTTGLRRPEKAPQVKKATEKLFPEGIPVFGTDALRFTMASYASLGRSINFDFKRAEGYRNFCNKLWNATNFVLMNTEEKDCGQDETLPLAYSFVDQWIIGRLQQTEAAVAEAFDTYRFDLAAQTLYEFVWNEYCDWYIELAKVQLQTGCESTQRATRRTLVRVLEVVLRLMHPIMPFITEELWQAVAPLANAKKTDSIMLAAWPVADNEKIVPAAFEKMAALQDLIGAVRNLRGEMGLAPSVKAPLFVEGGKDLEALLKYVPMMARLTEAKLVDKLPESEDAPVAVCQNARLMLKVEIDKAAETARLNKEAEKLQKALDKLNAKLSKPGYTDKAPAHLVEKDRAELAELEDKMAKVQAQLAKLKD is encoded by the coding sequence ATGCTAGACAAATACAATCCCGCCGAAATCGAAGCCAAACATTATCAAAACTGGCAGTCTCAAGGCTATTTCCAGCCTGATTTTTCCCGCACCGAATCTTTTGCCATCCAGCTTCCCCCGCCCAACGTTACCGGCACCCTGCACATGGGTCATGCCTTCAACCAAACGATTATGGACGGCCTCGCGCGCTATTACCGCATGAAAGGCCGCAACACCTGCTGGATTCCCGGTACCGACCACGCCGGTATCGCCACGCAGATTGTGGTGGAGCGGCAGTTGGCCGAGCAGGGTGTTTCGCGCCACGATTTGGGCCGCGAAGGATTTTTGGAAAAAGTGTGGGAGTGGAAAAATGTTTCCGGCGGCACGATTACCGAACAAATGCGCCGCATGGGCTGCTCTGCCGACTGGAGCCGCGAATATTTCACGATGGACAACGTGCGTGCCGAAACCGTTACCGAAGTGTTCGTGCGCCTGTTTGAGCAGGGCTTGATTTACCGCGGCAAACGCTTGGTAAACTGGGATCCCGTGCTCGGTACTGCCGTTTCCGACCTTGAAGTGGAAAGCGTGGAAGAGCAGGGCAGCATGTGGCACATCCGTTATCCGTTGGCCGACAATCCTTCAGACGGCCTCATCGTCGCCACTACCCGCCCCGAAACCTTATTGGGCGATGTGGCGGTGGCGGTGCATCCCGAAGACGAACGCTATGCCCACTTAATCGGCAAAGCACTGCTGCTGCCGTTGGCGAACCGCCGCATTCCGATTATTGCCGACGAATATGTGGAAAAAGACTTCGGCACCGGCTGCGTGAAGATTACTCCCGCGCATGATTTCAATGACTATGAAGTCGGCAAGCGCCACGATACGGCTTTAATCAACGTGTTTGATTTGGAAGCGAAAGTTTTAAGCCAAGCCGAAGTGTTCAACTACAAAGGCGAGGTTCAGACAGGCATTGTTTTGCCTGAAGCCTACGCAGGTTTGGACCGCTTCGCCGCCCGCAAGCAAATCGTCGCCGATTTGGAAGCGCAAGGTTTGTTGGTGGAAGTGAAACCGCACACCTTGATGACCCCGAAAGGCGACCGCACCGGCAGCGTGATCGAGCCGATGCTGACCAGCCAATGGTTTGTGGCGATGAACGCGAAGCCCAACGGCGGCAAACCGGCTGGCGAGTTTGCCGGCATGAGCTTGGCCGAAAAAGCCAAACACGCCGTAGATTCCGGCCAAGTGAAGTTTATCCCCGAAAATTGGGTCAACACCTACAACCAATGGATGAACAATATCCAAGACTGGTGTATTTCGCGCCAACTGTGGTGGGGCCATCAGATTCCCGCTTGGTACGATTCAGACGGCCGCGTTTACGTTGCCCGCAATCAGGAAGAGGCGGAAAAACTGGCAGGCAAAAGCGGCTTAACCCGCGACGAAGACGTGCTGGACACTTGGTTCTCGTCTGCAATGGTGCCGTTCTCCACTTTGGGCTGGCCGTCTGAAACCGAAGAATTGAAAGCCTTCTTGCCGAGCAACGTATTGGTAACCGGCTACGAAATCATCTTCTTCTGGGTGGCGCGCATGATTATGATGACCACCCACTTCACCGGCAAAGTGCCGTTTAAAGACGTGTATATCCACGGCATGGTGCGCGATCACGAAGGCAAGAAAATGTCGAAGTCCGAAGGCAACGTGATTGACCCTGTCGACTTAATCGACGGCATCGACCTCGAAAGCCTGCTGGTGAAACGCACCACCGGTCTGCGCCGCCCCGAAAAAGCGCCGCAAGTGAAAAAAGCCACCGAAAAGTTGTTCCCCGAAGGCATTCCCGTGTTCGGCACCGATGCGCTGCGCTTCACGATGGCGAGCTACGCCAGCCTCGGCCGCAGCATCAATTTCGATTTCAAACGCGCCGAAGGCTACCGCAATTTCTGTAACAAGCTGTGGAACGCCACCAATTTCGTGTTGATGAACACCGAAGAAAAAGACTGCGGCCAAGACGAAACCCTGCCGCTGGCGTACAGCTTTGTCGACCAATGGATTATCGGCCGCCTGCAACAAACCGAGGCCGCCGTTGCCGAAGCATTCGATACCTACCGCTTTGATTTGGCGGCGCAAACGCTGTATGAATTCGTGTGGAACGAGTATTGCGACTGGTATATCGAGCTGGCGAAAGTGCAACTGCAAACCGGCTGCGAATCCACCCAGCGCGCCACCCGCCGCACTTTGGTGCGCGTGTTGGAAGTGGTACTGCGCCTAATGCATCCGATTATGCCGTTCATCACCGAAGAGCTGTGGCAGGCCGTTGCGCCACTGGCAAACGCCAAGAAAACCGACAGCATCATGCTGGCCGCTTGGCCGGTTGCCGACAACGAAAAAATCGTGCCTGCCGCGTTTGAAAAAATGGCCGCACTGCAAGACTTAATCGGCGCGGTGCGCAATCTGCGCGGCGAAATGGGCTTGGCACCGAGCGTGAAAGCACCGTTGTTTGTCGAAGGCGGCAAAGATTTGGAAGCCTTGCTGAAATATGTGCCGATGATGGCGCGTTTGACCGAAGCCAAGTTGGTCGACAAACTGCCCGAAAGCGAAGATGCGCCGGTGGCCGTCTGCCAAAATGCGCGTCTGATGTTGAAAGTGGAAATCGACAAAGCCGCCGAAACCGCCCGCCTGAACAAAGAAGCCGAGAAGCTGCAAAAAGCGTTGGACAAACTCAACGCCAAACTCAGCAAACCCGGCTACACCGACAAAGCCCCTGCACATCTGGTCGAAAAAGACCGCGCGGAGCTGGCCGAGTTGGAAGACAAAATGGCGAAAGTACAAGCGCAACTGGCTAAGTTGAAAGATTAA
- the pyrI gene encoding aspartate carbamoyltransferase regulatory subunit codes for MDKKQYSVEAIQTGTVIDHIPAGKGLTILRQFKLLHYGSAVTVGFNLPSKTQGCKDIVKISGVHFDEQTANRLALFAPEATVNVIEDFKVVQKMQLRLPEAISEVFRCPNLNCASREEPVKSRFYVNTQGGQTKLKCHYCEKTFPRDVVVEA; via the coding sequence ATGGATAAGAAACAATACAGCGTAGAAGCCATTCAGACAGGCACGGTTATCGACCACATCCCGGCAGGCAAAGGTTTGACGATTCTGCGCCAATTCAAGCTGCTGCATTACGGCAGCGCCGTAACCGTGGGTTTCAACCTGCCGAGCAAAACGCAGGGTTGTAAAGACATCGTGAAAATTTCCGGCGTGCATTTCGACGAACAAACCGCCAACCGCCTGGCCTTGTTTGCGCCCGAAGCCACGGTTAACGTGATTGAAGATTTCAAAGTCGTGCAAAAAATGCAGCTGCGCCTGCCCGAAGCCATCAGCGAAGTGTTCCGCTGCCCCAATCTGAACTGCGCCAGCCGCGAAGAGCCGGTAAAAAGCCGTTTTTATGTGAACACGCAAGGCGGCCAAACCAAGCTGAAATGCCATTATTGCGAAAAAACCTTCCCGCGCGATGTGGTGGTGGAGGCGTAA